A single genomic interval of Mustela nigripes isolate SB6536 chromosome 7, MUSNIG.SB6536, whole genome shotgun sequence harbors:
- the LOC132022671 gene encoding ATP synthase F(0) complex subunit C2, mitochondrial-like: MYACAKFVSTPFLVRSTSQLLSRSLSAVVLKPPETLTDEAPYKGLSILAAPRPLTSLIPSRSFQTSAISRDIDTAAKFIGAGAATVGVAGSGAGIGTVFGSLIIGYVRNPSLKQQLFSYAILGFALSEAMGLFCLMVVFLILFAM; encoded by the coding sequence ATGTACGCCTGTGCAAAGTTCGTCTCCACCCCGTTCTTGGTCAGGAGCACCTCTCAGCTGTTGAGCCGATCACTGTCTGCAGTGGTGCTAAAACCACCCGAGACACTGACAGATGAGGCACCTTATAAGGGCCTCAGCATCTTGGCAGCCCCACGTCCCCTGACCTCACTTATTCCCAGCCGAAGCTTCCAAACCAGCGCCATTTCAAGGGACATCGATACAGCAGCCAAGTTcattggggctggggctgccacgGTAGGGGTGGCTGGTTCTGGGGCTGGAATTGGGACTGTGTTTGGGAGCCTCATCATTGGTTATGTCAGGAATCCCTCTCTGAAGCAACAGCTCTTCTCCTACGCCATTCTGGGCTTTGCCCTCTCGGAGGCCATGGGGCTCTTTTGCCTGATGGTGGTCTTTCTCATCCTCTTCGCCATGTGA